In one Novosphingopyxis iocasae genomic region, the following are encoded:
- a CDS encoding DEAD/DEAH box helicase, whose product MPFNDIAAPLAEALAARGYDNPTAVQAAVLEDEAAGRDLVVSAQTGSGKTIAFGLAVAAELMGEDNRLGVAAAPLALVIAPTRELALQVSRELGWLYEKAGAVIATCVGGMDPVKERRVLRQGAHIVVGTPGRLRDHFERNGLDLSDLRTAVLDEADEMLDMGFRDDLEEILDGTPDQRRTLLFSATMPKPIVALAKRYQRDALRISTVGEDRGHGDIAYQAVTVAPHEIEHAVVNLLRFHDAETAIVFCATRESVRRMHASLQERGFAVVALSGEHSQSERNHAMQALRDGRARVCVATDVAARGIDLPALSLVIHAEIPRDAETLQHRSGRTGRAGNKGTAVLVVPYPRRRRVESMLRGAKVQADWIDAPTPEAIRAQDQERLLTALLEPADYDEEELRLADRLLAERSPRDIAAALVQIHRAKMPAPEELIENSPEARKEAQKERHRPGFEDIIWFRMDAGRRQNADPRWILPLLCRRGHITKKDVGAIRIGPDETFFQIPRAVSGDFEAALRRTANSDEQGDPRDDITITQSPEGPAERTRPGRKPKHESKPANAGRPKLHRKEGGGDLQNQPSGKTFKPKFAKGKGGAGKPFGKGKFDKGKRGGAPKGGAKPFAKKDR is encoded by the coding sequence ATGCCCTTCAACGATATCGCCGCCCCGCTTGCCGAGGCGCTTGCCGCGCGCGGCTATGACAACCCCACCGCCGTGCAGGCCGCCGTTCTGGAAGACGAGGCTGCCGGGCGTGACCTGGTCGTTTCGGCGCAGACCGGCTCGGGCAAAACCATCGCTTTCGGCCTCGCCGTGGCCGCTGAGCTGATGGGTGAGGACAATCGTCTGGGCGTTGCTGCCGCCCCGCTGGCACTCGTGATCGCTCCGACCCGTGAGCTGGCTTTGCAGGTAAGCCGCGAACTTGGCTGGCTTTACGAAAAGGCCGGCGCCGTCATCGCTACCTGCGTCGGTGGCATGGACCCGGTCAAGGAACGCCGCGTACTGCGACAGGGCGCCCATATTGTGGTCGGCACGCCGGGGCGCCTGCGCGATCATTTCGAACGCAACGGTCTCGATCTGTCCGACCTTCGCACCGCCGTCCTCGATGAAGCCGACGAGATGCTCGACATGGGCTTTCGCGACGATCTTGAGGAAATTCTCGACGGAACGCCGGATCAGCGCCGCACGCTGCTCTTTTCGGCTACCATGCCAAAGCCCATCGTGGCGCTGGCCAAGCGTTACCAGCGCGATGCCCTCCGCATCTCGACTGTGGGCGAGGATCGCGGCCACGGCGATATCGCCTATCAGGCGGTGACAGTCGCGCCCCACGAAATCGAGCATGCGGTGGTGAACCTATTGCGCTTCCATGACGCCGAGACGGCCATCGTCTTCTGCGCCACGCGTGAGAGCGTGCGCCGGATGCACGCCAGCCTTCAGGAACGCGGCTTTGCAGTCGTGGCGCTGTCGGGCGAGCATTCGCAATCCGAACGCAATCACGCCATGCAGGCGCTGCGTGACGGGCGTGCGCGCGTCTGTGTGGCCACCGATGTTGCGGCGCGTGGCATCGATCTGCCCGCGCTTAGCTTGGTAATCCATGCGGAGATTCCGCGCGATGCGGAGACGCTGCAGCACCGTTCCGGCCGCACCGGGCGTGCGGGTAATAAAGGCACCGCGGTGCTCGTGGTGCCCTATCCGCGCCGCCGCCGCGTGGAATCGATGCTGCGCGGTGCCAAGGTACAGGCGGATTGGATCGATGCCCCTACGCCAGAGGCGATCCGGGCGCAGGATCAGGAGCGCCTGCTCACGGCTTTGCTGGAGCCGGCCGATTATGATGAGGAAGAGCTTCGCCTGGCAGATCGACTGCTGGCCGAGCGCAGCCCGCGCGATATCGCGGCGGCACTGGTCCAGATCCACCGTGCAAAAATGCCAGCACCGGAAGAACTGATCGAAAACTCGCCCGAGGCGCGCAAGGAGGCGCAGAAAGAGCGCCACCGTCCCGGCTTCGAGGACATCATCTGGTTCCGCATGGATGCGGGGCGGCGGCAGAATGCCGATCCGCGCTGGATCCTGCCGCTTCTGTGCCGCCGCGGGCACATCACCAAGAAAGACGTCGGGGCGATCCGTATCGGCCCGGACGAAACCTTCTTTCAAATTCCGCGCGCGGTCAGCGGCGATTTTGAGGCGGCGCTTCGTCGTACTGCCAATTCGGACGAGCAGGGCGATCCGCGCGACGACATTACGATCACCCAATCGCCCGAAGGTCCGGCGGAGCGGACCCGCCCCGGCCGCAAGCCGAAGCATGAGAGCAAGCCCGCAAACGCAGGGCGCCCCAAGCTGCACCGGAAAGAGGGCGGGGGAGATTTGCAGAACCAGCCTTCAGGCAAAACGTTCAAGCCGAAATTCGCCAAGGGGAAGGGCGGCGCAGGCAAACCCTTCGGCAAGGGTAAGTTCGATAAAGGCAAACGCGGCGGCGCTCCCAAAGGCGGTGCGAAACCATTCGCCAAAAAAGACCGGTAG
- the folE gene encoding GTP cyclohydrolase I FolE encodes MSEFDHAVDGDLVRAPDGKIAVPQDVQDAIRTLIRWTGDDPDREGLLDTPKRVGRAWKEYCQGYEEDPGVHLSRTFEEVGGYDELVLLKDIPFQSHCEHHMAPIIGKAHIAYMPTDRVVGISKLARVLHGYARRLQVQERLTAEVAQCIQDQLNPSGVAVVIEASHACMTARGVRTPGVSMVTSRLLGVFLDDQRSRKEVMSLMGY; translated from the coding sequence ATGAGCGAATTCGATCATGCGGTAGACGGCGATCTGGTGCGTGCGCCGGACGGCAAGATAGCGGTGCCGCAGGATGTTCAGGACGCGATCCGCACGCTCATCCGCTGGACCGGCGACGACCCGGATCGCGAGGGTCTGCTCGATACCCCTAAGCGCGTTGGACGTGCCTGGAAAGAATATTGCCAGGGCTATGAAGAGGACCCGGGCGTGCATCTCTCGCGCACGTTCGAGGAAGTGGGCGGCTATGACGAACTTGTACTGCTGAAGGACATTCCCTTTCAGTCGCACTGCGAACACCACATGGCCCCGATTATCGGCAAGGCGCACATCGCCTATATGCCCACGGACCGAGTGGTCGGTATCTCCAAGCTAGCGCGCGTGCTGCACGGCTATGCCCGTCGTTTGCAGGTGCAGGAGCGCCTGACGGCCGAAGTGGCGCAGTGCATTCAGGACCAACTGAACCCGAGCGGTGTCGCAGTGGTGATCGAGGCCAGCCACGCCTGCATGACGGCGCGCGGCGTGCGCACACCGGGCGTGTCGATGGTCACCAGTCGGCTGCTGGGCGTGTTCCTGGACGATCAGCGCAGCCGCAAGGAAGTCATGAGCCTGATGGGCTATTGA